A DNA window from Candidatus Acidulodesulfobacterium acidiphilum contains the following coding sequences:
- a CDS encoding DNA-processing protein DprA: MDDIICTLALKKIKGLQNRHIIFLINAFGSPCEIFNADKSDFIKTGLKIDYVKILINQRVIKTAFFDAIKEIDEASKNGVKIITFNSSLYPANLRKIKNKPLILYYKGTLKEDLKIAAAVVGQRKPPEYAVKLAEDITSELCSSGYAIISGLALGIDSAAHRTVLKNNGYTIAFLGSGLLSPVYPPENRDLYNEIILNGGALVSELSPHEPISSKNLVARDRLQSGSSLGTFALSSPIKSGTMKTCGFSIKQKRPVFIPEYNLNLMNSYENEGLKSLYGQVGVFGVKLRGDFIPDLGASLEEMHDVHNKLYAEKFAEDDRLTQPGLFDII; encoded by the coding sequence ATGGACGATATTATATGCACTTTAGCGCTTAAAAAAATAAAGGGCCTGCAGAACAGGCATATAATTTTTTTAATTAATGCATTCGGCAGTCCATGCGAAATTTTTAACGCCGATAAGTCCGATTTTATTAAAACAGGTTTAAAAATAGATTACGTTAAGATATTAATAAATCAAAGAGTTATAAAGACGGCTTTTTTCGATGCCATAAAAGAAATTGACGAGGCTTCTAAAAACGGCGTTAAAATAATAACTTTTAATTCTTCTTTATATCCGGCAAATTTACGCAAAATTAAAAATAAGCCTTTAATTCTTTATTATAAAGGGACATTAAAAGAGGACTTAAAAATAGCGGCCGCCGTCGTAGGGCAGAGAAAACCGCCGGAATATGCGGTTAAACTTGCAGAGGATATAACCTCGGAACTATGTTCTTCAGGTTATGCTATAATAAGCGGACTTGCATTAGGGATAGATTCGGCGGCTCACAGGACTGTATTAAAGAACAACGGATATACTATAGCCTTTCTTGGTTCAGGACTTCTTTCCCCGGTATATCCCCCCGAGAATAGGGATTTGTATAATGAAATAATATTAAATGGGGGAGCGCTGGTTTCGGAACTTTCGCCGCACGAACCTATATCTTCCAAAAATTTAGTGGCAAGGGACAGACTGCAGAGCGGTTCTTCGCTTGGAACTTTTGCGTTATCTTCGCCTATAAAAAGCGGAACTATGAAAACTTGCGGTTTTTCTATTAAACAAAAACGTCCGGTTTTTATTCCGGAGTACAACTTAAATTTAATGAATTCTTACGAAAATGAAGGATTGAAATCCCTTTACGGACAAGTCGGGGTTTTTGGAGTAAAGTTACGTGGAGATTTTATTCCGGATTTAGGCGCGTCTTTAGAAGAAATGCATGACGTCCATAATAAACTTTACGCGGAAAAGTTTGCCGAAGACGACCGCCTGACACAGCCAGGTCTGTTTGACATTATATAG
- a CDS encoding phenylalanine--tRNA ligase subunit alpha produces the protein MINTINKIFEEAKISLDSAKDLNELDGIFKAFMGKKGKLTEILHNIGSYSIEEKKIIGKKSNEVKNEIEAIYNTKKIELFSGENKKFFDEYKIDLTIPGKQIERFHKHPITAVLEEAADFFTSMGFQIVEGPEIETTYYNFDALNIPADHPARDVWDTFYLLNGLVPRTHTSSVQARTLEKKELPLRIIAPGRCYRYEAVDATHLFMFNQMEGLFVDKNVKLSDLKGILEETVKHLLGARKTRFRPAFYPFVEPGLDLDIECVFCGGRGCGVCKNTGWIEVIPCGMVHPNVFKYAGIDPQEYKGFAFGMGFDRIVMLKYNINDLRLLYQGSLDILNQF, from the coding sequence ATTATAAATACTATAAATAAAATCTTTGAAGAAGCAAAAATATCTTTGGATTCCGCCAAGGATTTAAATGAATTAGACGGCATCTTTAAGGCTTTTATGGGAAAAAAAGGCAAGCTGACGGAGATTTTACATAATATCGGTTCATATTCTATAGAAGAAAAAAAAATTATAGGAAAAAAATCGAATGAAGTCAAAAACGAGATAGAAGCAATTTATAATACAAAAAAAATAGAACTTTTTTCAGGAGAAAATAAAAAATTTTTCGACGAATATAAAATAGACCTTACAATACCCGGAAAACAGATAGAAAGATTTCATAAACACCCGATAACTGCTGTACTGGAAGAAGCGGCCGATTTTTTTACGTCTATGGGTTTCCAAATAGTCGAAGGCCCTGAAATAGAAACTACTTATTATAATTTCGATGCGTTAAATATTCCGGCGGATCATCCCGCAAGAGACGTATGGGATACTTTTTATCTGCTGAACGGTTTGGTGCCGAGAACGCACACGTCCAGCGTTCAAGCTCGAACCCTCGAAAAAAAAGAACTGCCCTTAAGGATAATTGCGCCGGGCAGATGTTACAGATATGAAGCCGTGGATGCGACGCACCTTTTTATGTTTAATCAAATGGAAGGCCTTTTCGTAGATAAAAACGTTAAACTTTCGGATTTAAAAGGAATATTGGAAGAGACAGTAAAACACCTTCTCGGCGCAAGAAAAACACGTTTCAGGCCTGCTTTTTATCCTTTTGTTGAACCGGGTTTAGATCTTGATATAGAATGCGTATTCTGCGGCGGAAGAGGATGCGGAGTCTGTAAAAATACCGGCTGGATAGAAGTAATTCCATGCGGAATGGTGCATCCCAACGTTTTTAAATATGCAGGCATAGACCCGCAAGAATATAAAGGTTTTGCCTTTGGAATGGGATTCGACAGAATAGTTATGCTTAAATACAATATCAACGATTTGCGGCTTTTATATCAGGGCAGCCTCGATATCTTAAACCAGTTTTAA
- a CDS encoding diguanylate cyclase, with protein MPKINLNSIKFKIYFLFILSNIIIFSVGIFIAIHYIALYSRKSLKEELKSNLMSVTMAFLSEKNYMLEKANEIVAHNFNFRFIQKTADSKKISSIVFVKIKNGKIDYIKKFKYKKYSEKVKASRQYYGKLKRIILTKNRYIFMGFARDKSDRLINITVIYRLLHKNNGYLIILNRHVTSDYLKNIRIKKHIPSNIGIYYGSERSAISFVKNNKYEGLSQMATKKQLLVLKKGISVYTSINVDGTPFYIYNVPIKNYGGKIIGIFGVGIKQYAWLRHLSKLYTSIIFFIALYILTILIFVFISKRFSKPFYDLLKNIESIDPNNPKELGLEAKYKNKENEFYEFAKAITVLNNTIIEKQKENNFIIKKLSLLNDLSYKLSIVFTLEYAVKTFAEGLCSIKKPGGGLPDSLHINMFDTVNKKTVTSLIYDRKKGSPPETDNSENADKIILKTANIEYEDYLSNCKLLKNGKNNNLNDTVDNCEFKGTAGSYTCFPLKISDEIAGTISIDSEDKHFFTQEIIDLIKEIINIASPVFAKLILIETNRELALTDSLTGIHNRRFMYEFVKREIVRAARNSTNLSCAILDIDKFKNINDNYGHNIGDAMLVEFTNDLKSVLLRKQDIITRYGGDEFVVVLPDTSKEKAMNLMEKLRVYIENKIYTPKENLNLNITISVGVSDIKQLLSDKNIEIAGKNNDPDEMLSSLLKIADDNLYKAKDFGRNKVEG; from the coding sequence ATGCCGAAAATAAATCTTAATTCTATAAAATTTAAAATTTATTTCCTCTTTATCCTGTCGAATATTATTATTTTTTCGGTAGGAATATTCATAGCCATTCACTATATTGCCTTATACAGCCGGAAATCATTAAAAGAAGAGCTAAAATCGAACTTGATGTCCGTAACTATGGCCTTTTTAAGCGAAAAAAATTATATGCTTGAAAAAGCCAACGAGATTGTAGCTCATAATTTTAATTTCAGATTTATACAAAAAACAGCCGATTCTAAAAAAATATCCAGTATAGTCTTTGTAAAAATAAAAAACGGTAAAATAGATTATATTAAAAAATTTAAATACAAGAAATATTCCGAAAAAGTTAAAGCATCAAGGCAATATTACGGCAAATTGAAAAGAATAATACTTACAAAAAACCGTTACATATTTATGGGCTTCGCCAGAGATAAATCAGACAGGCTCATAAATATTACCGTGATTTATCGTCTGCTGCATAAAAATAACGGTTATTTGATTATTCTAAACAGACACGTCACCAGCGATTATTTAAAAAATATCCGAATAAAAAAACATATACCTTCAAATATCGGTATTTATTACGGTTCCGAAAGGTCTGCTATTTCTTTTGTTAAAAATAATAAATATGAAGGTTTGTCGCAGATGGCAACAAAAAAACAGCTTTTGGTTTTAAAAAAAGGTATAAGCGTTTATACATCGATAAACGTGGACGGCACGCCTTTTTATATATATAACGTACCTATAAAAAATTACGGCGGTAAAATTATAGGGATATTTGGTGTCGGCATAAAGCAATATGCATGGCTCAGGCATCTTTCTAAGCTTTATACGTCTATAATTTTTTTTATAGCGTTATATATTTTAACTATACTGATTTTTGTTTTCATAAGCAAAAGATTTTCAAAACCTTTCTACGATCTTTTGAAAAACATAGAAAGTATAGATCCTAATAATCCTAAAGAATTAGGCCTTGAGGCAAAATATAAAAATAAGGAAAATGAATTTTACGAATTTGCTAAAGCTATAACTGTTTTAAATAATACCATAATTGAAAAACAAAAGGAGAACAACTTTATAATAAAGAAGCTTAGCTTGTTAAACGATTTATCGTATAAGTTATCTATAGTTTTTACCCTTGAATATGCCGTCAAAACTTTTGCGGAAGGTCTTTGTTCAATAAAAAAACCTGGCGGCGGACTACCTGATTCTCTTCATATCAACATGTTCGATACCGTTAATAAAAAAACAGTCACATCTTTGATTTACGACAGAAAAAAAGGTTCGCCGCCGGAGACGGACAATTCCGAAAATGCGGATAAAATTATACTGAAAACCGCAAATATAGAATACGAAGATTATCTGTCGAACTGCAAACTTTTAAAAAATGGAAAAAATAATAATCTGAACGATACCGTAGATAATTGCGAATTTAAAGGTACTGCCGGCAGTTATACGTGTTTTCCGTTAAAAATAAGCGATGAAATTGCCGGCACTATTTCTATAGATTCCGAAGATAAGCATTTCTTTACCCAAGAAATTATCGACTTGATAAAAGAGATAATAAACATAGCGTCTCCGGTTTTTGCTAAGCTGATATTAATAGAGACGAACAGGGAGCTTGCGCTTACCGATTCTTTAACTGGCATACATAACAGAAGATTTATGTACGAGTTCGTAAAAAGAGAAATAGTCAGGGCTGCAAGAAATTCGACGAATCTTTCCTGCGCTATATTGGACATCGATAAGTTTAAAAATATAAACGATAATTACGGACACAATATAGGGGACGCAATGCTGGTCGAATTTACCAACGATTTAAAAAGCGTTTTACTCAGAAAACAGGACATAATAACAAGATACGGCGGGGATGAGTTCGTAGTAGTTTTACCGGATACAAGTAAAGAAAAAGCTATGAATTTAATGGAAAAATTAAGGGTTTATATAGAAAATAAAATTTATACTCCGAAAGAAAATTTAAATTTGAATATTACCATATCCGTAGGAGTTTCGGATATAAAACAGTTGCTATCCGATAAAAATATAGAAATAGCCGGAAAAAATAACGATCCGGACGAAATGTTAAGCAGTCTGCTAAAAATTGCAGACGATAATTTATATAAGGCAAAAGATTTCGGAAGGAATAAAGTAGAGGGATAA
- a CDS encoding ATP synthase F0 subunit C has translation MKYLVFILTFLSVSVYGVKCFAAKAIAATAPVQQHAANNSVLFSKSLFFGLSALGGGLAIGLGVIGAGVGMGNAVRGALESIGRNPGMEKKLIVWMITGMAIMESLALYALLITFILFYANPFKGIFLK, from the coding sequence ATGAAATATCTCGTTTTTATTCTTACTTTTTTATCTGTTTCCGTTTACGGCGTAAAATGTTTTGCGGCGAAAGCCATAGCCGCAACTGCGCCCGTTCAGCAGCATGCGGCGAATAATTCCGTATTATTTTCTAAAAGCTTATTTTTTGGCCTTTCTGCGCTTGGCGGAGGGTTGGCTATAGGACTAGGCGTTATCGGCGCAGGCGTAGGCATGGGTAACGCGGTAAGAGGGGCGCTTGAATCAATAGGAAGAAATCCGGGCATGGAAAAAAAATTAATCGTCTGGATGATAACCGGTATGGCTATTATGGAATCATTAGCGCTTTATGCCTTGCTGATTACGTTTATTCTTTTTTATGCAAATCCTTTCAAAGGTATTTTCTTGAAATAG
- the atpB gene encoding ATP synthase F0 subunit A codes for MLKAPILINIQGIPVYWTMTVIVMAGLLIVAFIAGRSLKVVPGGLQSFFELIYIMTEYFLKEIIGEEGAVYLPLIASFSVFILFSNLIGSIPGFTSPTATIDTTATLALIVFFLSHAVGIKKHKAKYIKKFLGPLLIIAPIMIIIEIMSALSRPFSHALRLFANIFAEEFMVTVLLFLLPWAIPAIMMYMQIFTDLMQAFVFYLLAIIYIALSLEEEH; via the coding sequence ATGTTAAAAGCTCCAATATTAATTAACATACAGGGCATACCGGTTTACTGGACTATGACCGTCATAGTTATGGCGGGCTTACTGATAGTTGCATTTATTGCAGGAAGAAGTCTTAAGGTCGTGCCGGGAGGTTTACAGAGCTTTTTTGAGCTTATTTATATAATGACGGAATATTTTTTAAAAGAAATCATAGGTGAAGAAGGAGCGGTATATTTGCCGTTAATTGCATCGTTTTCGGTGTTTATCCTTTTTTCAAATTTAATAGGTTCTATCCCAGGCTTTACTTCGCCTACGGCGACTATAGATACCACTGCGACGCTGGCTTTAATAGTTTTCTTTCTATCTCACGCGGTAGGCATTAAAAAACATAAAGCTAAATACATAAAAAAATTTTTAGGACCTCTTTTAATAATTGCGCCGATAATGATAATAATCGAAATTATGTCGGCATTATCCCGTCCTTTTTCACATGCTCTGCGTTTATTCGCAAATATTTTTGCGGAAGAATTTATGGTTACCGTTTTGCTGTTCCTTCTTCCATGGGCAATTCCGGCAATTATGATGTATATGCAGATATTTACCGATTTAATGCAGGCGTTCGTGTTTTACCTGCTTGCAATTATATATATTGCGCTGTCGTTAGAAGAAGAACATTAG